The Argopecten irradians isolate NY chromosome 4, Ai_NY, whole genome shotgun sequence genome has a window encoding:
- the LOC138322385 gene encoding neuronal acetylcholine receptor subunit beta-3-like: MTSVVIFFIWLLLALKTNVNLSSHTLQDVKDVYAYIFRDYDKRIIPLIQQGESLPVYVDFKIRSINEFDEKTQRLAISGFFIVYWTDESLYWNMSNFNYVNHVHSYGQETWLPNIALVNTYGKITMLAEKPATIIIFYNGEVMWISGDSYVVSCEVDITYYPFDTQKCNLLFEMWDSPVSEVALLKFSESLNLDFFQENVEWKLVGYEVLDSLSVDNAMTSFTKYTIHLQRRPQFIILTIVAPVILLAFLNVCVFLIPSSSGEKNSFCVTVYLSYAVFLGIISSELPHNSQHVSYLTIYLLALLVFSVVIVLITVIQVRICLEYGDTPAPPSVLKVFCMCVRGNQARVVPSDTDPHDLEEQNRMGGGNEKETAHISENKLQICMRDVMPKLDVPLFLIFMTILVVFTIVMGMFTYSRSF, from the coding sequence ATGACATCGGTGGTAATATTCTTTATTTGGTTGTTGCTGGCTTTAAAGACAAATGTTAACCTTTCCTCACACACACTTCAAGATGTAAAAGATGTCTACGCCTATATATTCCGTGATTATGACAAGCGAATTATCCCACTAATTCAGCAAGGGGAAAGCTTGCCTGTGTATGTGGATTTTAAAATAAGGTCGATAAACGAATTTGATGAGAAGACACAAAGGCTTGCTATATCTGGCTTCTTCATTGTATACTGGACGGACGAGTCCCTCTACTGGAATatgtctaattttaattatgtGAATCATGTCCATTCATACGGACAGGAAACTTGGCTCCCAAACATTGCGCTTGTCAACACTTATGGTAAAATAACTATGCTCGCAGAGAAACCAGCgactatcattattttttataacgGCGAAGTCATGTGGATATCTGGAGATAGCTACGTAGTTAGTTGTGAAGTTGATATAACATATTATCCTTTTGATACACAGAAATGTAATTTGTTGTTTGAAATGTGGGACTCACCAGTTTCCGAGGTTGCGCTATTGAAATTTTCAGAGTCATTGAACCTGGACTTTTTTCAGGAGAATGTGGAGTGGAAACTGGTTGGTTATGAGGTGCTGGATTCCCTCTCAGTCGATAATGCAATGACGTCATTTACCAAATATACCATCCATCTTCAGAGGAGGCCACAGTTCATCATCTTAACTATCGTCGCCCCTGTCATCCTTCTGGCGTTTCTCAACGTATGTGTCTTCCTCATCCCGTCGTCTTCGGGAGAGAAGAATTCGTTCTGTGTGACCGTGTACCTGTCGTATGCTGTGTTCTTGGGGATAATCAGCTCTGAACTACCACACAACTCTCAGCACGTATCTTACCTGACCATATATCTCCTCGCCCTTCTAGTGTTTAGTGTGGTCATCGTGCTTATCACGGTCATACAAGTTCGTATCTGCCTCGAGTACGGAGACACTCCTGCACCGCCAAGCGTCTTGAAGGTGTTCTGCATGTGTGTGCGTGGCAATCAGGCTCGGGTAGTGCCGTCCGACACTGATCCCCACGATCTTGAAGAGCAAAACCGTATGGGAGGAGGAAACGAGAAAGAGACAGCACACATAAGCGAAAACAAATTACAGATTTGTATGAGAGATGTTATGCCAAAACTTGACGTCCctttgtttcttattttcatgACCATTTTGGTTGTTTTCACCATAGTTATGGGCATGTTTACCTACTCTCGTTCATTTTGA